Proteins from one Defluviitalea raffinosedens genomic window:
- a CDS encoding phosphatase PAP2 family protein: MEIQLEILKYIQSFRSDFLDHFFELITLTGEETFLVLVFSFIYCCIHKDFGYRLGFFLLSNVIFNSGLKNFFHTARPIGKLGITSLRLETATGYSFPSGHTQVASGFWMMIMNYVHKKWMYILGAFMIALIGLSRLYLGVHWPVDVIGGIVFSCIWFVFINVSMNYAEKTQKSLIFVLIFMILGFIIVMVRGVNEIKMFGCLTGLFFGYLIETKYIHFKIQGNLARRIISWLLGIITLILIKYGLKAILPSNNISYFLQYVLICMWIIAGIPFFFINIIQKNN; this comes from the coding sequence ATGGAAATTCAACTAGAAATACTAAAATACATTCAATCTTTTCGCTCTGATTTTCTGGATCATTTTTTTGAACTGATTACTCTGACTGGTGAAGAAACTTTTTTAGTTCTTGTTTTTAGCTTTATCTATTGCTGTATTCATAAAGATTTCGGTTATAGATTAGGATTTTTCTTGCTGAGCAATGTCATATTTAATTCAGGTCTCAAGAACTTTTTTCATACAGCAAGACCTATAGGAAAACTAGGCATTACATCCCTTCGTCTAGAAACTGCTACAGGTTATTCTTTCCCAAGCGGTCATACTCAAGTTGCTTCGGGCTTTTGGATGATGATTATGAATTATGTCCATAAAAAATGGATGTATATACTGGGAGCCTTTATGATTGCTCTTATAGGATTATCCAGATTATATCTGGGGGTCCATTGGCCTGTAGATGTGATTGGCGGAATTGTGTTCTCATGCATTTGGTTTGTTTTTATAAATGTTTCAATGAACTACGCAGAGAAAACTCAGAAGTCGTTAATTTTTGTTCTTATTTTTATGATTTTAGGTTTCATCATTGTTATGGTTCGTGGTGTCAATGAAATCAAAATGTTTGGATGCCTGACAGGATTATTTTTTGGTTATTTAATAGAAACTAAATATATTCATTTCAAAATTCAAGGCAATTTGGCAAGACGAATAATCAGCTGGCTTTTAGGCATTATCACGCTAATATTGATTAAGTATGGACTTAAAGCCATTTTGCCTTCCAATAATATTTCCTATTTTTTACAATATGTATTGATTTGCATGTGGATTATTGCTGGAATTCCATTTTTCTTTATCAACATCATTCAAAAAAACAACTAA
- a CDS encoding dihydrofolate reductase — MNLIVAVDNHWGIGCRGDLLQRIPEDMKFFKEKTLGKVVVMGRATFESLPNKKPLTDRINIILTRNKGYKADGAIICHSLENLFEILENYNSNDIYVIGGEKIYNLLLPYCSKAYVTKIKNQYEADTFFPDLDKLEYWKMAEEGEIKEYKDILFQFTVYENTHVLSF; from the coding sequence ATGAATTTGATAGTAGCAGTGGACAACCATTGGGGGATTGGATGCAGAGGAGATTTACTCCAAAGAATTCCGGAAGATATGAAGTTTTTTAAAGAGAAGACTTTAGGAAAGGTTGTTGTTATGGGAAGAGCTACATTTGAATCTCTTCCCAATAAGAAGCCTTTAACTGACAGGATCAACATTATATTGACTAGAAATAAAGGGTATAAAGCAGATGGAGCCATCATTTGCCATTCTCTTGAAAATCTTTTTGAGATTCTGGAGAACTACAATAGTAATGATATATATGTTATAGGGGGAGAGAAGATTTATAATTTGCTGTTGCCTTACTGTTCTAAAGCATATGTCACAAAGATAAAAAATCAATATGAGGCAGATACCTTTTTCCCTGATTTGGATAAACTGGAATACTGGAAAATGGCTGAAGAAGGCGAAATAAAGGAGTATAAAGATATTCTGTTTCAATTCACAGTTTATGAAAACACACATGTTTTATCTTTTTAA
- a CDS encoding flavin reductase family protein — MGKMTWKPGNMIYPLPAVLVTCKDTDGSMNIITVAWTGTVCTNPPMTYISLRPSRYSYGMIERTKEFVINLTTEKLVRATDFCGVRSGRDVDKFKAMNLTPQNGSIVGAPLIKECPVNIECKVQSITPLGSHHMFLAEVVAVNVDDHYLDDNKKFHLDQAKPICYSHGTYYGLARPLGTFGFSVAKKKKKSR; from the coding sequence ATGGGAAAGATGACTTGGAAACCAGGCAATATGATTTATCCGCTTCCGGCGGTTTTAGTGACTTGTAAAGATACAGACGGATCAATGAATATTATTACGGTAGCATGGACAGGAACGGTTTGCACGAATCCGCCGATGACCTATATTTCTTTAAGACCTTCAAGGTATTCCTATGGAATGATTGAGAGAACGAAAGAATTTGTGATTAATCTTACAACAGAAAAATTGGTTCGTGCAACGGATTTTTGTGGAGTCAGATCAGGAAGAGATGTTGATAAATTTAAAGCAATGAATCTGACACCGCAAAATGGGAGTATAGTAGGTGCCCCTTTAATTAAAGAATGTCCGGTAAATATTGAGTGCAAAGTACAGAGCATTACTCCTTTGGGATCTCACCATATGTTTTTAGCAGAAGTAGTAGCGGTGAACGTGGATGATCATTACTTAGACGACAATAAGAAATTTCATTTGGATCAGGCAAAACCCATTTGCTATTCCCACGGTACATATTACGGTTTGGCCAGGCCTTTAGGTACTTTTGGTTTTTCAGTTGCAAAGAAAAAGAAAAAATCCAGGTAG
- a CDS encoding 3'-5' exonuclease — protein MNFIIFDLEFNQGFDFKKTGKPANNPKCPFEIIEIGAIKLNESLEAVECFHSLIKPKIYKRLHPFVKDITKISNEDLNHAPSFSEVYKNFLKFIDSEYDVFCVWGTVDLKELYRNALYHRLHKKRLPQRYIDIQSMAATYLNNPTGSSIGLRNAVELLNIPLDNEFHNALYDAAYTAEIFKRLYHKNIKPETYNYLPLSTVKKATQPKNKKRLDKKSLFLQFEKMFNRQLSSEEKEMIKLAYKMGQTNQFMIDNTKKSP, from the coding sequence ATGAATTTTATAATATTTGATCTGGAATTTAATCAAGGCTTTGATTTTAAAAAAACAGGAAAACCTGCCAACAACCCTAAATGCCCCTTTGAAATCATAGAAATTGGAGCAATCAAATTAAATGAATCTTTGGAAGCAGTAGAATGTTTTCATTCTTTAATCAAACCTAAAATCTATAAACGTCTGCATCCTTTCGTTAAAGATATCACCAAAATTTCTAATGAAGATTTAAATCATGCTCCAAGTTTTTCTGAAGTGTATAAAAATTTTCTAAAGTTCATTGACAGTGAATATGATGTTTTCTGTGTGTGGGGTACTGTGGATTTGAAAGAACTATACCGAAATGCATTATATCATCGACTTCATAAAAAACGGCTGCCTCAAAGATATATAGATATTCAGTCTATGGCTGCAACATATCTGAATAATCCTACAGGAAGCAGTATAGGTCTTAGAAATGCTGTAGAATTGCTGAATATTCCTCTTGACAATGAGTTCCACAATGCTCTTTATGATGCCGCGTATACTGCTGAAATATTCAAGCGTTTATATCATAAAAACATCAAGCCTGAAACCTATAACTATTTACCCCTCTCCACAGTCAAAAAAGCTACGCAGCCTAAAAATAAGAAACGCCTGGATAAAAAAAGTTTATTCCTACAGTTTGAGAAAATGTTTAACAGACAACTGTCCTCTGAAGAAAAGGAAATGATCAAACTAGCCTATAAAATGGGTCAAACCAATCAATTTATGATCGATAACACTAAAAAAAGCCCTTAA
- a CDS encoding rhomboid family intramembrane serine protease, which yields MIKKIHYNAPVILTLTFLALLAYLLGEWTKNSTTMLFFSVYRSSLKDPLFYIRIFGHVLGHASWEHYMNNFLLILLIGPMLEEKYGSLNMLIMITFTAFVTGVINILFFDTALLGASGVVFMLILLSSFANIKKGTIPLTLIIVVIIFMGREIISGLLYKDSISQLTHIVGGFCGGIFGYKINRTKI from the coding sequence ATGATTAAAAAGATTCATTACAATGCGCCGGTTATCCTGACCTTGACTTTTTTGGCACTTTTGGCTTATCTTTTAGGAGAATGGACTAAAAACAGTACTACAATGCTTTTCTTTTCGGTTTATAGAAGTTCTCTCAAGGATCCTTTGTTCTATATAAGGATTTTTGGACATGTATTGGGACATGCCAGCTGGGAACACTATATGAATAATTTTTTACTCATTCTTTTAATTGGACCCATGCTGGAAGAAAAGTATGGTTCTTTGAATATGTTGATCATGATTACTTTTACAGCGTTTGTCACAGGAGTAATTAACATTTTATTCTTTGATACTGCTTTGCTTGGAGCCAGCGGAGTTGTATTTATGCTGATTTTATTGAGCTCTTTTGCCAATATTAAGAAAGGAACCATTCCATTAACATTGATTATTGTTGTGATTATCTTTATGGGAAGAGAGATCATATCCGGATTGCTTTATAAAGATTCTATATCACAGCTTACCCATATTGTAGGAGGATTTTGCGGAGGAATATTTGGATATAAAATCAACCGAACAAAAATTTAA
- a CDS encoding carbohydrate kinase family protein has product MFNFNETIDFPYRENDVLAVGELLIDMISSDYCDDFNCDSFNKFFGGSPANIAMNTKKLGIHSLVVSAVGDDGFGRFLTHHLEKAGIDSSCVEKTNFSTSLVVVSKSKNSPIPIFYREADYHLEYTEKLEQAVKNSKILHFSCWPISKQPSRTTIEKLVDIAKKNKVLICFDPNYHPMIWERGENGTEYIRSMLRKVDIVKPSEDDAKRLFGEDTPVHQIEKFLNLGAKLVIMTLGADGAIVSNGEETIRFYTLAKEVVDTTGAGDAFWSGFYAGIVKGYTIREALELGFAVSAYKLKYLGAVVDLPRIEEIKRIYKL; this is encoded by the coding sequence ATGTTTAATTTTAACGAAACTATTGATTTTCCATACAGAGAAAATGATGTTTTGGCAGTAGGGGAATTGCTTATAGATATGATCAGTTCCGATTATTGCGATGATTTTAACTGTGATAGTTTTAATAAGTTTTTTGGAGGATCACCAGCTAACATTGCCATGAACACCAAGAAACTGGGTATTCATTCGTTAGTGGTGTCTGCTGTTGGAGACGATGGCTTTGGAAGATTTTTAACGCATCATTTAGAAAAAGCAGGAATTGATAGCAGTTGTGTTGAGAAAACCAATTTTTCAACCAGTTTAGTAGTTGTATCGAAAAGTAAAAATAGTCCCATTCCCATTTTTTACAGAGAAGCAGATTATCATTTGGAGTATACAGAAAAACTGGAACAAGCCGTAAAGAATTCGAAGATTTTGCATTTTTCCTGTTGGCCAATTTCAAAACAGCCTTCCAGGACTACCATTGAAAAACTAGTCGATATTGCAAAAAAGAATAAAGTACTTATCTGCTTTGACCCAAACTATCATCCAATGATATGGGAAAGAGGAGAAAATGGTACAGAATATATAAGATCAATGCTTCGTAAAGTGGACATTGTTAAACCTTCTGAAGATGATGCTAAACGGTTGTTTGGAGAAGATACTCCCGTTCATCAAATTGAGAAATTTTTAAACTTAGGTGCTAAGCTGGTGATTATGACACTTGGGGCTGATGGAGCGATTGTTTCCAACGGAGAAGAAACCATACGATTTTATACATTGGCCAAGGAAGTCGTTGATACTACTGGAGCAGGGGATGCTTTCTGGTCAGGATTTTATGCAGGAATCGTAAAAGGTTATACCATCAGAGAGGCTTTAGAATTAGGCTTTGCAGTCAGTGCGTATAAACTCAAATATTTGGGGGCTGTTGTTGACTTGCCCAGGATTGAAGAGATTAAAAGAATTTATAAACTATAG
- a CDS encoding LacI family DNA-binding transcriptional regulator, with amino-acid sequence MATIKDVAKLAGVTVTTVSRVLNNRGYISEATRKKVYEAMKELDYQPNELARSLYRRKSNIIGLIVPNVSHPFFAEFTSYVEAYAYEMGYKVLICNSYQDKAKEKDYVEMLKRNQVDGIIMGSHTIDTSDYLSSTFPIVALDRDLSDNIPYVTSDNYNGGFLATNLLIDKGCRKLAHISGPLEINTPANKRYQAFVDVASGRNVEYIVKEAKLDLFNNYKKLIYSLFIDHPDIDGIFASSDMIATAAIHVANEVGKEVPKDLKIVGYDDIGFASFIVPPLTTIRQPIKEMGELSIKVLIDQIEGKQVERENVLPISLIERKTT; translated from the coding sequence ATGGCAACAATAAAAGACGTAGCGAAGTTGGCAGGAGTTACAGTAACGACAGTTTCAAGGGTACTTAATAACAGAGGATATATTAGCGAGGCAACAAGAAAGAAAGTTTATGAAGCTATGAAAGAATTAGACTATCAACCCAATGAACTTGCCCGTTCATTGTACAGGAGAAAGTCTAATATTATAGGGTTGATTGTTCCTAATGTTTCCCATCCGTTTTTTGCAGAGTTTACGAGTTATGTTGAGGCCTATGCATACGAAATGGGATATAAAGTTTTGATTTGCAATTCATATCAGGACAAAGCCAAGGAAAAAGATTATGTAGAAATGTTAAAGAGAAATCAGGTAGATGGGATCATAATGGGGAGTCATACAATAGATACTTCAGATTATCTTTCGTCTACATTTCCCATTGTGGCATTAGACAGAGATTTATCCGACAACATACCTTATGTAACATCTGACAACTATAATGGAGGATTTTTGGCTACAAATCTTTTGATTGATAAAGGGTGCAGGAAACTTGCTCATATAAGTGGGCCATTGGAAATTAATACTCCGGCAAACAAAAGATATCAGGCTTTTGTAGATGTTGCGTCAGGAAGAAATGTGGAATATATTGTTAAGGAAGCGAAATTGGATCTATTCAATAATTATAAAAAACTGATTTATAGTCTTTTCATAGACCATCCGGATATAGATGGTATTTTTGCCAGCAGTGATATGATAGCAACGGCTGCCATTCATGTTGCAAATGAAGTAGGTAAAGAAGTCCCAAAAGATTTAAAAATTGTAGGATATGACGATATTGGTTTTGCTTCTTTTATAGTGCCTCCCTTAACCACCATACGACAGCCAATTAAAGAAATGGGAGAGTTGTCTATAAAGGTTTTAATTGATCAAATAGAGGGCAAGCAGGTAGAACGAGAAAATGTTTTGCCGATTAGCTTAATCGAACGTAAAACAACTTAA
- the gtfA gene encoding sucrose phosphorylase: MALKNKVQLITYPDSLGGDLQTLYNVLTKYFPDIFKGGVHILPPFPSSGDRGFAPLTYFEIEPGFGTWNDIQKIGEKFDVLLDLMVNHISKKSAYFQDFLKKGRDSEYADLFITLDKLWEDGKPVQEDIDKMFLRRQVPYSSFTIESTGEEEKVWTTFGKTDPSEQIDLDIKSKKTKQLLTDFFANFSRNNVKIVRLDAVGYVIKKLGTSCFFVEPEIYEFLDWIKEMADSLGIELLPEVHAHYLTQYKLAKRGFWIYDFILPYTILETLIMKSSKRLCSYLKNRPKNQFTMLDCHDGIPVKPDLDDLLDTNDARKVVEICLERGAQLSLILSEEHKSKDGFDVHQIDCTYYSALNCDDDAYMAARAIQFFAPGIPQVYYVGLLAGENDYDSFKETGEKRALNRHNYSLDEIEQSIQKKVVQRLLRLIRFRNEYPAFDGEFEVIDTSHHEIQLSWKKEDKYCTLFIDLERNKSVIEYVNDDGETLEYVI; this comes from the coding sequence ATGGCATTAAAAAATAAAGTACAGCTCATTACGTATCCGGATTCACTCGGGGGTGATTTGCAAACCCTTTATAACGTGCTTACGAAATATTTTCCAGATATTTTTAAAGGGGGTGTTCATATTTTACCTCCATTTCCTTCTTCGGGGGACAGGGGATTTGCTCCTCTTACTTACTTTGAAATAGAGCCTGGGTTTGGTACATGGAATGATATTCAGAAAATAGGGGAAAAATTCGATGTGCTCTTAGATTTGATGGTGAATCATATTTCTAAAAAATCGGCATATTTTCAAGACTTCTTAAAGAAAGGCAGAGATTCGGAGTATGCCGATTTATTTATTACTCTTGATAAACTTTGGGAAGATGGAAAACCAGTACAAGAAGACATTGATAAAATGTTTCTCAGAAGGCAGGTACCATATTCTAGTTTTACTATAGAAAGTACTGGAGAAGAAGAAAAAGTATGGACTACTTTTGGGAAAACCGATCCATCAGAACAGATTGATTTAGATATAAAGTCAAAAAAGACAAAACAACTTTTAACGGATTTCTTTGCGAATTTTAGCAGAAACAATGTGAAAATAGTAAGATTGGATGCTGTGGGATATGTCATAAAGAAATTAGGAACAAGCTGCTTTTTTGTTGAACCAGAAATTTATGAATTCTTAGATTGGATTAAGGAAATGGCAGATTCGTTAGGCATTGAATTATTGCCGGAAGTTCACGCACATTATTTAACGCAATATAAATTAGCAAAGAGAGGATTCTGGATTTATGATTTTATTCTTCCTTATACCATATTAGAAACCCTCATTATGAAATCCAGTAAAAGACTTTGCAGTTATCTGAAAAATAGGCCTAAGAATCAATTTACAATGCTGGATTGTCATGACGGCATTCCTGTTAAACCGGATTTGGATGATTTACTGGATACCAATGATGCAAGGAAAGTAGTGGAGATATGTCTTGAAAGAGGTGCCCAGCTTAGTCTTATTTTATCTGAAGAACATAAGAGCAAAGATGGCTTTGATGTTCATCAGATAGATTGCACATATTATTCGGCCCTTAACTGTGATGATGACGCTTATATGGCAGCAAGAGCAATACAGTTTTTTGCGCCTGGAATTCCACAAGTATATTATGTTGGTCTTTTAGCAGGAGAAAATGATTATGACAGTTTCAAAGAAACTGGTGAAAAACGGGCACTGAACAGACATAACTATAGTCTTGATGAAATTGAGCAGTCCATTCAAAAAAAGGTCGTACAAAGGCTTTTAAGATTGATCAGATTCAGAAATGAATATCCCGCTTTTGATGGAGAATTTGAAGTTATAGATACTTCACATCACGAAATTCAACTGAGCTGGAAAAAAGAAGATAAGTATTGTACGCTGTTTATAGATTTAGAAAGGAATAAATCAGTAATAGAATATGTTAATGATGACGGGGAAACTTTGGAATACGTTATTTAA
- a CDS encoding YkuS family protein: MKNIGVQKGLSPIKDYLSSKGYNVQEFDTSAENAVKSLGNVDAIVVTGMDQNVMGIETTSTKVPIIDASGMVPEEVEQSINRLS, translated from the coding sequence ATGAAAAACATAGGAGTTCAAAAAGGTTTATCACCTATCAAAGATTACTTAAGCAGCAAAGGATATAATGTTCAGGAATTTGATACAAGTGCAGAAAATGCAGTTAAAAGCTTGGGAAATGTAGATGCTATTGTTGTAACAGGCATGGACCAGAATGTTATGGGTATTGAAACAACTTCAACCAAGGTACCGATCATTGATGCCAGTGGCATGGTACCAGAAGAAGTTGAGCAATCCATCAATCGATTAAGTTAG
- the rpsA gene encoding 30S ribosomal protein S1 yields the protein MENNHTEEMTMAQMMEDIEKSMKRLRSGDIVKGKVIKVNENEVLVNIGYMADGIIPRQEISDDENIDPRDILKPNDEIDVLILQMDDGEGNVILSKKQADQVVVWDELNDYFEAGTPIEVTVKEVVKGGVVAPIKGIRAFIPASQLSINYVEDLNAYIGKTLKVKLIELDKKSRKVVLSRKEVEKEERELQKKEIWKTLKKGEKRRGIVTRLAKFGAFVDLGGVDGLIHLSDLSWKRVLDPAEVVSVGDEVEVYVVDFDEKKERISLALKDVKEDPWKEAVKKYKVNDIVQGKVVRITNFGAFVEIEPGVEGLVHISQITDKHIAKVTEVLSVGDEVKAKIIELKPEEKRISLSIREAEDGTSEEVLQYVQNNEEEVTIGDLLKDKLKGLKF from the coding sequence GTGGAAAATAATCATACAGAAGAAATGACAATGGCACAAATGATGGAAGATATTGAGAAGTCTATGAAGAGACTTCGCAGTGGGGACATTGTAAAAGGAAAAGTCATTAAAGTGAATGAAAATGAAGTGTTGGTCAATATTGGATATATGGCGGATGGCATTATTCCAAGACAAGAAATTTCGGATGATGAAAATATTGATCCCAGAGATATTTTAAAGCCCAATGATGAAATAGATGTACTTATTCTTCAGATGGATGATGGGGAAGGTAATGTGATTTTATCCAAAAAGCAAGCAGACCAGGTGGTAGTTTGGGATGAACTGAATGACTATTTTGAGGCTGGAACGCCCATAGAAGTAACAGTCAAAGAAGTAGTCAAAGGTGGCGTTGTTGCACCTATAAAAGGAATCAGGGCATTTATTCCCGCATCTCAGCTTTCTATAAATTATGTTGAAGATTTAAATGCGTATATTGGAAAAACCTTAAAAGTAAAGCTGATTGAACTGGATAAGAAAAGCCGCAAAGTTGTATTATCCAGAAAAGAAGTGGAAAAAGAAGAAAGAGAACTTCAGAAAAAAGAAATATGGAAGACTCTTAAAAAAGGAGAAAAGAGAAGAGGTATTGTAACCAGATTGGCTAAATTTGGTGCTTTTGTGGATTTAGGAGGAGTAGACGGATTGATTCATTTATCCGACTTATCTTGGAAAAGAGTTTTAGATCCTGCTGAAGTCGTTTCCGTAGGAGACGAAGTAGAAGTTTATGTAGTGGATTTCGATGAAAAGAAAGAGAGAATTTCTCTTGCTTTGAAAGATGTTAAAGAAGATCCCTGGAAAGAAGCTGTTAAAAAATATAAAGTCAATGATATTGTGCAAGGCAAAGTGGTTAGAATTACAAATTTCGGGGCTTTCGTTGAAATTGAGCCAGGAGTAGAAGGATTGGTTCATATTTCTCAGATTACGGATAAGCATATTGCAAAAGTTACAGAAGTTCTTTCTGTGGGAGATGAAGTAAAAGCAAAGATTATAGAACTCAAACCAGAAGAAAAGAGAATTAGCTTAAGTATTCGTGAAGCAGAAGACGGAACGAGCGAAGAAGTGCTGCAGTATGTTCAAAATAATGAAGAAGAAGTGACTATAGGTGATCTTTTGAAAGATAAATTAAAGGGATTAAAATTTTGA
- a CDS encoding L,D-transpeptidase family protein, with the protein MKTRKLLLLWIYRVIFILAIIILSSFIGSNTILVAYADETITGAIEETYKETNTEEISGQDDQDLEEGSVAEEGEEIEETESGNETERIQEDGHTQEENAKNATTQDEIENIDITLEECIKELVKIFTPTEENEIVDDYIIFGENQGYLKGIPNRKKDQVLTRGNLARIMCNVLNIQPIYSKDPLFSDIKGQLNEEYIKAAYAEYLFDGINQGEFGYNHAVKTEHFEIILDRIKSYKANPQAFKGKMKAVSGTNKAEKIKKLLSMTTYKSAAKKIDSGTYMGILKKNQSKVFINGYQIPSFIYNDSTVIFLSDLKQYGFNLDWNDALKAICIQRAKDQAITGLSTEEIKKREESLVNHKVVYTNTSVYIGNRKIPCYSVNNSSLIYVNDLSLFGSVEWNGKEVKLTLNNDMTNDGLNVKLLGNKVYNCNNASIDVEIVHLWYDEKSRSFSTDEDIFYSIPKNGSETIHLEKYASYEKKAYIGTIIKKTSLSVNPLYEKDINYYKSQRVIDYVCGISKDSDENLFSLVKPSIIIGTMKRSVGGFTKGEKVEILYGEDGSWYQCKSMSTGKTGRIPWGSVSIPPDPPTNKNRMTKEQLETYVNKKGFTSQTNYFVWTDLDRQITHVFQKENGRWKLLRSMLCSTGRNITPTPRGFFTIKERGAYFGKGYMCKNWVQIWGDYLYHSVLMDVTGTYVLENNVLGKRASHGCIRFSVEDSKWFYDTIPRNTTVWIN; encoded by the coding sequence ATGAAAACAAGAAAACTACTTCTTTTATGGATTTATAGGGTGATATTTATTTTAGCAATTATTATATTATCATCATTTATTGGTTCTAATACGATTTTGGTTGCGTATGCAGACGAAACGATCACAGGAGCAATAGAAGAGACTTATAAGGAAACTAATACAGAAGAAATTTCAGGACAAGATGATCAGGACCTAGAAGAAGGATCTGTGGCAGAAGAAGGAGAAGAAATAGAGGAAACAGAATCAGGAAATGAAACTGAAAGGATTCAGGAAGATGGTCATACACAAGAAGAAAATGCGAAGAATGCAACAACACAAGATGAGATAGAAAACATAGATATTACCCTGGAAGAATGCATTAAAGAATTGGTCAAAATTTTTACACCTACAGAAGAGAATGAAATTGTTGATGATTATATCATATTTGGAGAAAATCAGGGATATTTAAAAGGGATTCCCAATAGAAAAAAAGATCAGGTCCTTACAAGAGGAAATTTAGCAAGAATAATGTGCAATGTCTTAAATATTCAGCCGATTTATTCAAAAGATCCTCTGTTTAGTGATATAAAAGGCCAATTGAATGAAGAATACATAAAAGCAGCTTACGCAGAATATTTGTTTGATGGGATCAATCAAGGAGAATTTGGATACAATCATGCTGTAAAAACAGAGCATTTTGAAATTATTTTAGACCGCATAAAAAGTTATAAAGCAAATCCTCAGGCATTTAAGGGAAAAATGAAAGCAGTATCTGGCACAAATAAAGCAGAAAAGATTAAGAAACTTTTATCCATGACCACTTATAAAAGTGCTGCGAAGAAAATAGACTCTGGGACATATATGGGAATTTTAAAGAAAAATCAGTCCAAAGTTTTTATCAACGGCTATCAGATCCCATCCTTTATATATAATGATTCAACGGTGATCTTTTTATCTGATTTAAAGCAATATGGCTTTAATTTGGACTGGAATGATGCGCTTAAAGCCATTTGCATACAAAGGGCTAAGGATCAGGCAATAACAGGATTGTCTACAGAAGAAATAAAGAAAAGAGAAGAAAGTTTAGTAAACCATAAGGTGGTTTACACAAACACATCTGTTTACATAGGAAATAGAAAAATTCCCTGTTATAGTGTAAATAATTCTTCATTAATATATGTTAATGATTTATCTCTGTTTGGAAGTGTGGAATGGAATGGAAAAGAAGTAAAACTGACTTTAAACAATGATATGACCAACGACGGACTGAATGTCAAATTGCTGGGCAATAAAGTGTATAATTGCAATAATGCTTCCATCGATGTGGAAATCGTCCACCTTTGGTATGATGAAAAAAGCAGATCTTTCAGTACGGATGAAGATATATTTTACAGCATTCCTAAGAATGGTTCTGAAACCATCCACCTGGAAAAATATGCATCATACGAAAAGAAAGCTTATATAGGAACAATCATTAAAAAGACCAGCTTGTCAGTAAATCCTCTGTACGAGAAAGACATAAACTATTATAAATCCCAAAGAGTGATTGATTATGTGTGTGGTATTTCAAAAGACTCGGATGAGAATCTTTTTTCTCTGGTAAAACCTTCAATTATTATTGGGACAATGAAGCGATCGGTGGGTGGTTTTACTAAAGGAGAAAAAGTGGAAATTTTATACGGAGAGGACGGAAGCTGGTATCAATGCAAAAGTATGTCCACAGGAAAAACAGGAAGGATTCCTTGGGGTTCCGTTTCCATCCCCCCGGACCCTCCTACCAATAAAAATCGAATGACTAAAGAACAACTGGAAACATATGTGAACAAAAAAGGATTTACAAGTCAAACCAATTATTTTGTATGGACAGATTTAGACAGACAAATTACTCATGTATTCCAAAAAGAAAATGGAAGATGGAAACTGCTTCGCAGTATGCTTTGCTCTACGGGACGCAATATTACTCCCACCCCCAGAGGCTTTTTTACAATCAAAGAACGAGGCGCGTACTTTGGAAAAGGATATATGTGCAAAAACTGGGTTCAGATTTGGGGGGACTACTTATACCACTCGGTGCTTATGGATGTAACTGGTACTTATGTTTTAGAAAATAATGTTTTAGGGAAAAGGGCTTCCCATGGTTGTATAAGATTTTCTGTTGAAGACAGCAAATGGTTTTATGATACCATTCCAAGAAATACAACTGTGTGGATCAATTAG